A genome region from Halichondria panicea chromosome 15, odHalPani1.1, whole genome shotgun sequence includes the following:
- the LOC135348735 gene encoding uncharacterized protein LOC135348735 yields the protein MDFYTLLPPEIALVIALHLDLGSIACCLLVCRQWNNVLSSLEPYWRQACTKLGLSDNLMEHLVDRYDSTKRVAFAADRQRRILLESPYVSTSVTAGYPYNVHYVCNSVKDNILVGTVYKDFKPCGIVIKAIGRTSVSKTVINPKFSMIAENRTYWTRIVSNTLVHVTASGLWSIYDLNRNGVLLVQWRGAAIFDSEVKIAICETCHSICTAKLVSSHSLPAYWDLRVISPSTNIDAQNSQPTTLRFKVEAETHCSRVKQTTKYKKSVLIFPLTTRTNSRGACTQHSVLLQCGRTVYSYKLFGDDQDSNSDKLSYSPKYNLSVNVETDAVQHKNCGLSTEIVLSKNQELLGMVFQSQLIIWEKRTSKLLSVADIELETYAHEQIQLVALGRVYSLIGLEFATSLLVIVTSTGQIVREFSDFAERHIPLVPPYIEYLGALQDSWLSDVTHTPTSALPTLVYWNKTNRTVEGISFGRDSEGRVGEEIVSTQRRAWWKFW from the coding sequence ATGGACTTCTATACCCTGCTCCCCCCAGAGATAGCCCTTGTGATAGCCCTTCACCTGGACCTGGGAAGCATTGCCTGCTGTCTGCTAGTATGTAGGCAATGGAACAATGTACTGAGTAGCCTCGAGCCATACTGGAGGCAAGCATGTACTAAACTGGGCCTCTCAGACAACCTTATGGAGCACCTAGTTGATCGATATGACAGCACAAAGAGAGTTGCATTTGCAGCTGACAGACAACGAAGGATACTATTGGAGTCTCCTTATGTTTCTACCAGTGTTACTGCAGGGTACCCGTACAACGTACATTATGTGTGCAACTCGGTCAAGGACAACATACTAGTTGGTACAGTGTATAAAGACTTCAAGCCGTGTGGAATTGTGATCAAAGCGATCGGGCGAACGTCTGTCAGTAAAACTGTCATTAATCCAAAGTTTTCTATGATAGCTGAAAACAGAACTTACTGGACTCGTATAGTGTCCAATACTCTTGTTCATGTAACTGCAAGTGGCTTGTGGAGCATCTATGATCTCAATCGTAATGGAGTCCTGCTTGTGCAGTGGAGAGGAGCTGCCATTTTCGACTCTGAAGTAAAGATCGCAATTTGCGAGACTTGTCACAGCATTTGCACAGCCAAACTTGTCAGTAGTCATTCTTTACCTGCATATTGGGACCTGCGTGTAATTTCACCGAGTACGAACATTGATGCACAAAACAGTCAACCCACAACTCTGAGATTCAAAGTTGAAGCAGAGACACATTGCTCAAGAGTGAAACAGACAACAAAATATAAGAAATCAGTTCTCATTTTTCCTCTGACCACTCGGACAAACTCAAGAGGAGCTTGCACACAACACTCTGTTTTGCTGCAATGTGGAAGAACTGTCTATAGTTACAAATTGTTTGGAGATGATCAAGACTCGAATAGTGATAAACTGTCGTACTCACCAAAGTACAACTTGTCAGTAAACGTTGAAACTGATGCAGTACAGCACAAGAACTGCGGCTTGAGTACTGAGATAGTTTTATCTAAAAACCAGGAGCTGCTTGGAATGGTGTTTCAATCGCAGCTAATCATTTGGGAGAAAAGAACTTCAAAGTTACTGAGTGTGGCTGATATTGAACTGGAGACATACGCCCATGAACAAATACAGCTGGTAGCGCTGGGTAGAGTGTACTCGCTTATCGGCCTAGAGTTTGCCACATCTCTACTCGTTATTGTAACAAGTACTGGTCAAATTGTTCGTGAATTCTCCGACTTTGCCGAGCGTCACATCCCTCTTGTACCACCATACATTGAATATCTTGGGGCCCTCCAGGACAGCTGGTTATCTGATGTGACGCATACACCCACCTCCGCACTACCCACCCTCGTGTATTGGAACAAGACCAACAGAACAGTCGAGGGAATATCGTTTGGTCGAGATTCTGAGGGGAGAGTTGGTGAAGAGATTGTGTCTACTCAACGAAGAGCATGGTGGAAGTTTTGGTGA
- the LOC135348749 gene encoding uncharacterized protein LOC135348749: protein MLRYKRKDYAVQFVHFKDNYDKENKDKNGPRKQKRQQEKEVEGLPRQKDTSKATLGILTNALKKRKTVETVDSTAVLSDKDTKFERVEKPLCEVILARIDRMENTLSELVALLKSRPQSVEDASVAVKRETSDEIINGRNVMRVPARDAYAFALLLMDALFSREELSGCLLYKSDKSKKPGLDGERVQQMMMLVERRFGAEGWNDKTLIAKANQKCRDSKPIVIKED from the exons ATGCTGAGATACAAGCGGAAAGACTACGCTGTTCAATTTGTTCACTTCAAAG ATAATTATGACAAGGAGAATAAAGATAAGAATGGGCCGAGAAAACAGAAGCGTCAACAGGAAAAAGAGGTAGAAGGCCTGCCAAGGCAAAAGGACACGTCAAAAGCGACGCTTGGTATTCTCACGAACGCTCTGAAGAAGCGAAAAACAGTTGAAACAGTGGACTCAACTGCCGTTCTTAGTGACAAG GATACTAAATTTGAACGGGTAGAGAAACCCTTGTGTGAGGTGATACTAGCGAGGATCGACCGGATGGAGAACACACTATCTGAGCTAGTGGCACTCTTGAAGTCCCGTCCACAATCTGTAGAAGATGCAAGTGTGGCAGTAAAGCGTGAAACGTCTGATGAAATT ATAAACGGTCGGAATGTAATGCGTGTACCAGCAAGGGATGCGTATGCATTTGCCCTCTTGCTCATGGATGCTCTGTTTTCAAGGGAGGAGCTGTCCGGATGTCTACTATACAAGTCAGACAAGAGCAAGAAACCTGGTCTGGATGGGGAAAGGGTCCAACAAATGATGATGCTGGTGGAGAGGAGGTTTGGCGCGGAAGGCTGGAATGATAAAACTTTAATAGCAAAGGCAAACCAGAAGTGCCGGGATTCTAAACCCATCGTTATTAAGGAGGACTGA
- the LOC135348743 gene encoding uncharacterized protein LOC135348743 — MGLSSLSILLLALVASPALGAIPEHLIQSLPGWKGALPSKQYSGYIKLDQTSGKNLHYWLVESENDPMNDPIVLWLNGGPGCSSLDGYLNEQGPLHFNRTSADNLTLPDLIYNPYTWAKIANVMFLESPAGVGFSYSDNPKDYIIDDNQTALDNYHFLVNFFNSYPEFKNHEFFVAGESYAGIYVPTLVNTIRLMNEKVPANQVINLKGFMVGNGCVGNLVGGCGHQTGIKIHIDFYHGHALFPDELYDEIMKTCGDFSKLDEACSDKINEMSMMIGKVNIYDIYSPCFSNLQSVSRASNPIKDHLVSYLEDPSRYYGPDGCIDDHVESKYLDNEAVRKAIHVKSKAEIGGWRICDQQKLHYMANTGSLLPIYPTLIKTYRTMIFNGDVDGCVPFIGNEQWTSGLGFGVKEGWRPWMVDDQVAGYVTKYDTNDFQFVTVKGSGHMVPQYRPKQALAMFQRFLSNQPL; from the exons ATGGGTCTCTCTTCTCTGAGCATTTTGCTGTTGGCGTTGGTAGCTAGCCCCGCACTGGGAGCAATTCCCGAGCATCTCATACAGTCCCTACCAGGCTGGAAGGGTGCTCTCCCCTCCAAGCAGTACAGTGGCTATATCAAGTTGGACCAGACCAGTGGCAAGAACCTGCACTACTG GTTGGTGGAGAGTGAGAATGATCCAATGAACGACCCCATCGTCCTATGGCTG AATGGCGGCCCAGGCTGCAGCTCATTGGACGGATATCTTAACGAGCAGGGACCACTTCATTTCAACCGTACCTCAGCTGACAATCTGACCCTACCTGACCTCATCTACAATCCCTACACCTGGGCAAAGATTGCCAATGTTATGTTTT tggagtCACCCGCTGGAGTGGGCTTCTCTTATTCCGACAATCCCAAAGATTACATCATCGATGATAATCAGACGGCTCTGGACAACTACCACTTCCTTGTCAACTTTTTCAACAGCTACCCAGAGTTCAAGAATCACGAATTCTTTGTGGC TGGTGAGTCCTATGCTGGCATCTACGTGCCCACTCTGGTGAATACGATACGACTCATGAACGAGAAGGTCCCTGCTAATCAGGTCATCAATCTCAAGGGTTTCATG GTTGGTAACGGCTGTGTGGGTAACCttgttggtgggtgtggtcatcaGACGGGCATAAAGATCCATATCGACTTTTACCATGGCCATGCGTTGTTTCCTGAC GAACTGTACGATGAAATTATGAAAACTTGTGGCGACTTCTCGAAACTAGA CGAGGCTTGCTCGGACAAGATAAATGAAATGTCTATGATGATTGGAAAAGTTAACATCTACGATATTTACTCGCCCTGTTTCAGCAACCTGCAATCTGTATCCAGAGCCAG taaCCCTATTAAGGATCACCTGGTGTCTTATCTGGAGGACCCCTCTCGATACTATGGTCCTGACGGGTGCATTGATGATCACGTCGAGTCAAAGTACTTGGACAATGAAGCA GTGAGAAAGGCCATTCACGTCAAGTCCAAGGCTGAAATTGGAGGCTGGAGGATCTGTGACCAACAGAAGCTCCACTACATGGCCAACACCGGCTCCCTCCTGCCCATATACCCGACACTCAT TAAAACCTACCGGACAATGATCTTCAATGGAGACGTGGACGGATGTGTCCCTTTCATCGGAAATGAG caaTGGACGTCAGGTCTTGGCTTTGGTGTGAAGGAGGGCTGGAGGCCATGGATGGTGGACGATCAGGTGGCGGGCTATGTCACTAAGTACGATACCAATGACTTCCAGTTTGTGACAGTCAAGGGCTCAGGACATATG gtGCCCCAGTATCGCCCCAAGCAAGCTTTGGCCATGTTCCAAAGGTTCCTTAGCAACCAGCCCCTCTAG
- the LOC135348740 gene encoding uncharacterized protein LOC135348740 isoform X2 has product MSSVVQLFLLILLTISSVNSRQLTLVYTAEYIDDLVVITLQNADEESTDHVPNLGNLAASQITISDCTPGTPSQDGLLPAVYTLITVSSLSLSSSGIPTLSLSVPSYLGAGGCLEVVVQPLWLRAGLIVLELKRIIKLTTESRNSTELFCPTGQCEVLDTSWLGWGGASLVRNLTNGAYSLVHYDQTSIDNGTLIPHPLPRCLDNETSMATTWRTVVTNETTCREVFTPSRVFVASKRSVFVVGNGLLYSPDDGTDLYQLVTPDYANGRVLSFAVSLVGRMFSMILPPQVQNASTALYFGFVGSSTVSKLYPSSLLDHLLELGYDLNLTAGSVTFDNGQLYLTIDSSRLRLPLEVLLNQESNRGALTFTQPQQHRLLRPRIHNLTTGIDECPYQDVRIEAPVCGRITRTTYFVERVGVLRWTTGQLSATTNCSIMADRVPTQIFLKKWDNYKLRVHFEISPTFNDPAKLLITPIVSDPDTVQVTITSIYNPISNIVSFTIVMTESGRLSSQWSPGAVAVETDLTLNVWGSQRNCIDVYSNSPLTPDYIETTVHVGCPPGLSLTFDPVATHSQFEQHCQSTANISCYYFRHEFRPVFKLVDVVTSQENIYSGLYTLRALSGGVDLSEMTQFQPSQQVEMSIWTPVNSSKKLAPVYHYGDNAIRWACSTTSPCGEIIPRNAKTSEYYLLIEASNWCARRSLPCW; this is encoded by the exons ATGTCTTCTGTTGTCCAACTTTTCTTGCTGATTCTGCTCACCATCAGTTCAGTGAACAGCAGGCAGTTAACGTTGGTCTACACTGCTGAGTACATTGATGACCTTGTGGTAATCACTTTGCAAAATGCTGATGAAGAGAGCACTGATCAC GTACCTAATCTAGGAAATCTCGCGGCCTCTCAAATCACAATTTCGGACTGCACTCCCggcacaccctcacaggacGGCCTCCTCCCTGCTGTCTACACACTCATCACAGTCTCTTCACTCTCCCTAAGCAGCTCTGGCATCCCTACACTCTCGCTCTCCGTCCCCAGTTATCTAGGGGCTGGCGGGTGCCTGGAGGTCGTCGTGCAGCCTTTGTGGTTGAGAGCTGGCCTCATTGTGCTGGAACTAAA GAGAATAATCAAGCTAACAACTGAGAGCAGAAACAGTACTGAGCTGTTCTGCCCCACAG GGCAGTGTGAGGTGTTGGACACCAGCTGGCTTGGCTGGGGTGGAGCTAGTCTTGTTCGCAACCTCACAAATGGAGCGTACAGTCTGGTTCACTATGATCAAACTT CTATAGATAACGGTACTCTAATACCGCATCCTCTACCACGTTGCCTGGACAATGAAA cTAGCATGGCTACAACTTGGAGGACGGTAGTGACCAATGAAACAACCTGTCGTGAGGTCTTTACTCCCAGTAGAGTCTTCGTTGCCTCAAAGAGAAGTGTGTTTGTGGTTGGAAATGGTCTCCTATACAG TCCAGACGATGGCACCGACCTCTACCAGCTGGTCACACCCGACTACGCTAACGGGAGGGTACTCAGTTTTGCTGTCTCTTTGGTCGGAAGAATGTTTTCAATGATTCTTCCCCCCCAG GTCCAGAACGCATCAACGGCTCTGTACTTCGGGTTCGTGGGCAGTAGCACTGTTTCTAAGCTCTACCCCTCATCGTTGTTGGACCACCTCCTGGAGTTGGGCTACGATCTCAATCTCACTGCCGGCTCTGTAACGTTTGACAATGGACAGCTGTACCTA ACCATAGATTCTTCACGACTAAGACTACCACTAGAAGTGCTATTGAACCAGGAGTCCAACAGAGGGGCACTCACTTTCACACAGCCGCAACAACACCGGCTCCTCCGCCCACGCATCCACAACCTCACAACTGGCATAGATGAGTGTCCATACCAAGACGTCCGTATAGAGGcacctgtgtgtgggcggatCACACGCACAACGTACTTTGTGGAGAGAGTGGGGGTACTTCGGTGGACCACAGGCCAACTCTCGGCAACTACGAACTGTTCAATAATGGCCGACAGGGTTCCTACACAAATATTCCTGAAGAAATGGGATAACTATAAGCTTAGAGTACATTTTGAGATCAGTCCAACGTTCAATG acccTGCCAAACTGCTCATCACGCCGATAGTCTCAGACCCAGACACAGTTCAAGTGACTATCACCTCCATCTACAACCCCATTAGTAACATTGTCAGCTTCACCATCGTGATGACTGAGAGTGGACGACTGAGCAGTCAGTGGAGTCCAGGTGCAGTAGCTGTGGAAACAGACCTCACACTGAAT GTGTGGGGGTCTCAAAGAAACTGTATAGACGTTTATTCCAACTCCCCCTTAACACCA GATTACATCGAGACAACCGTTCATGTGGGATGCCCTCCAGGCCTTTctctgacctttgaccctgtGGCAACCCACTCCCAGTTTGAGCAGCACTGTCAGAGCACAGCCAACATCTCCTGTTACTACTTCAGGCATG AATTTCGACCAGTATTCAAGTTGGTGGACGTAGTAACGAGCCAGGAGAATATCTACTCTGGGCTGTACACCCTGAGGGCATTGTCTGGGGGAGTTGACCTATCAGAGATGACTCAGTTCCAGCCCAGCCAACAAGT GGAGATGAGTATTTGGACCCCAGTGAACAGTAGCAagaagttagcacctgtgtATCACTATGGAGACAATGCCATCAG GTGGGCGTGCAGTACGACCAGTCCTTGTGGTGAGATCATACCACGGAACGCAAAAACATCCGAATATTACCTCCTCATTGAGGCGTCCAATTG GTGTGCACGACGATCATTGCCCTGCTGGTAA
- the LOC135348740 gene encoding uncharacterized protein LOC135348740 isoform X1, with protein sequence MSSVVQLFLLILLTISSVNSRQLTLVYTAEYIDDLVVITLQNADEESTDHVPNLGNLAASQITISDCTPGTPSQDGLLPAVYTLITVSSLSLSSSGIPTLSLSVPSYLGAGGCLEVVVQPLWLRAGLIVLELKRIIKLTTESRNSTELFCPTGQCEVLDTSWLGWGGASLVRNLTNGAYSLVHYDQTSIDNGTLIPHPLPRCLDNETSMATTWRTVVTNETTCREVFTPSRVFVASKRSVFVVGNGLLYSPDDGTDLYQLVTPDYANGRVLSFAVSLVGRMFSMILPPQVQNASTALYFGFVGSSTVSKLYPSSLLDHLLELGYDLNLTAGSVTFDNGQLYLTIDSSRLRLPLEVLLNQESNRGALTFTQPQQHRLLRPRIHNLTTGIDECPYQDVRIEAPVCGRITRTTYFVERVGVLRWTTGQLSATTNCSIMADRVPTQIFLKKWDNYKLRVHFEISPTFNDPAKLLITPIVSDPDTVQVTITSIYNPISNIVSFTIVMTESGRLSSQWSPGAVAVETDLTLNVWGSQRNCIDVYSNSPLTPDYIETTVHVGCPPGLSLTFDPVATHSQFEQHCQSTANISCYYFRHEFRPVFKLVDVVTSQENIYSGLYTLRALSGGVDLSEMTQFQPSQQVEMSIWTPVNSSKKLAPVYHYGDNAIRWACSTTSPCGEIIPRNAKTSEYYLLIEASNWLVSQNSTYCHYSVQFLIRVHGMGMGAVTTVASLVVCTTIIALLVTVVFLCWLRRDKLVYWRDSLMVVLKRRCGGWGEGTRTRLQKIAARARKLNSSKNFNKL encoded by the exons ATGTCTTCTGTTGTCCAACTTTTCTTGCTGATTCTGCTCACCATCAGTTCAGTGAACAGCAGGCAGTTAACGTTGGTCTACACTGCTGAGTACATTGATGACCTTGTGGTAATCACTTTGCAAAATGCTGATGAAGAGAGCACTGATCAC GTACCTAATCTAGGAAATCTCGCGGCCTCTCAAATCACAATTTCGGACTGCACTCCCggcacaccctcacaggacGGCCTCCTCCCTGCTGTCTACACACTCATCACAGTCTCTTCACTCTCCCTAAGCAGCTCTGGCATCCCTACACTCTCGCTCTCCGTCCCCAGTTATCTAGGGGCTGGCGGGTGCCTGGAGGTCGTCGTGCAGCCTTTGTGGTTGAGAGCTGGCCTCATTGTGCTGGAACTAAA GAGAATAATCAAGCTAACAACTGAGAGCAGAAACAGTACTGAGCTGTTCTGCCCCACAG GGCAGTGTGAGGTGTTGGACACCAGCTGGCTTGGCTGGGGTGGAGCTAGTCTTGTTCGCAACCTCACAAATGGAGCGTACAGTCTGGTTCACTATGATCAAACTT CTATAGATAACGGTACTCTAATACCGCATCCTCTACCACGTTGCCTGGACAATGAAA cTAGCATGGCTACAACTTGGAGGACGGTAGTGACCAATGAAACAACCTGTCGTGAGGTCTTTACTCCCAGTAGAGTCTTCGTTGCCTCAAAGAGAAGTGTGTTTGTGGTTGGAAATGGTCTCCTATACAG TCCAGACGATGGCACCGACCTCTACCAGCTGGTCACACCCGACTACGCTAACGGGAGGGTACTCAGTTTTGCTGTCTCTTTGGTCGGAAGAATGTTTTCAATGATTCTTCCCCCCCAG GTCCAGAACGCATCAACGGCTCTGTACTTCGGGTTCGTGGGCAGTAGCACTGTTTCTAAGCTCTACCCCTCATCGTTGTTGGACCACCTCCTGGAGTTGGGCTACGATCTCAATCTCACTGCCGGCTCTGTAACGTTTGACAATGGACAGCTGTACCTA ACCATAGATTCTTCACGACTAAGACTACCACTAGAAGTGCTATTGAACCAGGAGTCCAACAGAGGGGCACTCACTTTCACACAGCCGCAACAACACCGGCTCCTCCGCCCACGCATCCACAACCTCACAACTGGCATAGATGAGTGTCCATACCAAGACGTCCGTATAGAGGcacctgtgtgtgggcggatCACACGCACAACGTACTTTGTGGAGAGAGTGGGGGTACTTCGGTGGACCACAGGCCAACTCTCGGCAACTACGAACTGTTCAATAATGGCCGACAGGGTTCCTACACAAATATTCCTGAAGAAATGGGATAACTATAAGCTTAGAGTACATTTTGAGATCAGTCCAACGTTCAATG acccTGCCAAACTGCTCATCACGCCGATAGTCTCAGACCCAGACACAGTTCAAGTGACTATCACCTCCATCTACAACCCCATTAGTAACATTGTCAGCTTCACCATCGTGATGACTGAGAGTGGACGACTGAGCAGTCAGTGGAGTCCAGGTGCAGTAGCTGTGGAAACAGACCTCACACTGAAT GTGTGGGGGTCTCAAAGAAACTGTATAGACGTTTATTCCAACTCCCCCTTAACACCA GATTACATCGAGACAACCGTTCATGTGGGATGCCCTCCAGGCCTTTctctgacctttgaccctgtGGCAACCCACTCCCAGTTTGAGCAGCACTGTCAGAGCACAGCCAACATCTCCTGTTACTACTTCAGGCATG AATTTCGACCAGTATTCAAGTTGGTGGACGTAGTAACGAGCCAGGAGAATATCTACTCTGGGCTGTACACCCTGAGGGCATTGTCTGGGGGAGTTGACCTATCAGAGATGACTCAGTTCCAGCCCAGCCAACAAGT GGAGATGAGTATTTGGACCCCAGTGAACAGTAGCAagaagttagcacctgtgtATCACTATGGAGACAATGCCATCAG GTGGGCGTGCAGTACGACCAGTCCTTGTGGTGAGATCATACCACGGAACGCAAAAACATCCGAATATTACCTCCTCATTGAGGCGTCCAATTG GTTGGTGTCACAGAATAGCACATATTGTCATTACTCAGTCCAGTTCCTGATCCGGGTACACGGTATGGGAATGGGAGCAGTCACCACTGTCGCCTCACTCGTG GTGTGCACGACGATCATTGCCCTGCTGGTAACGGTTGTGTTCCTGTGTTGGCTACGAAGGGACAAGCTCGTCTACTGGAGGGACAGTCTCATGGTTGTCCTGAAGAGACGGTGTGGAGGATGGGGGGAGGGCACTCGGACAAGACTACAAAAGATAGCAGCTCGAGCACGCAAACTAAACTCAAGCAAAAACTTTAACAAACTTTGA
- the LOC135348739 gene encoding CCAAT/enhancer-binding protein zeta-like, with protein sequence MEKLTLEEIQCLGGTQEDLSLLEGVDEDGDEEMVFIGSDVDKKCRQDIQSFIDNLGLKASTRKAAKDKKKMNESPDEQTQQRETPQTTTPTTVHLDKQLMSVSAKPLKRMLVSIDTEQMWYDQSESTEPTDAVSLRVIVHLTKVGEELMASEMSLYEKTRQKRKSAGDLRWLKKVLTGGTLSDKMATRTLLIQESPVHTLPSLDSLLTMAGKKGKRECVLAIDALKELWLTNLLPDNRKLKSLKQRPLSELVISEQSVHARHTKLLLWYYEDQLKAKYAQFLSIIRGLLHDTVANIREKALGHVFDLLYRKPEQEQELLSQLVNKLGDPIRKIGSKCTLFLLKLLNHHVNMKVVVATELEKLLHRPNIKSKAQYYCVCCLNQFTITGQENALVAKLIEIYFTFFKLYVERGELDAKMLGALLTGVNRAFPFLKGDIPSFEDHLQSLFKVVHIGPLATGIQSLLLLYQVMESRQAISGRYYQALYTKLMDPSLKHSGKQGIFLNLLFKSVKNDPEMNRVKAFVKRILQVALFHSPAFLCGCLYLISEVLKVKPSLWPFILQPTTSDLEHFVDVPLSSDSDSGNDDKVPVASSQDHVTKISDNVARDSSSYQIMNRNPLYCKAETSCLWELNRLTQHFHPSVQVFANKIALGEHVEYKGDPLEDFTMMHFLDRFVYRNPKQKDSDHGGSLMQRASRLLPDKARTDAPVNSAEFASLKPDKIREDELFMHTYFTRKTTLGEEAAKDKKTINDDDESGSEMDFAGELATAGRQAKRKGKANSERENIDSDSDVDSLVGGASDNEEGGVEELERMLLENMSSDEEEERPQTKKQRTNAQLPEGENDMSSLFAAAEEFSHLLEGDDANTADTVQTKRGVTHGKQLLWEQKNDRRGKGKGHIRTGKKTISHKRDRMRKRRQ encoded by the exons ATGGAGAAGTTGACTTTGGAAGAAATACAGTGCCTTGGTGGAACACAG GAGGATCTGTCCCTCCTTGAGGGTGTGGATGAAGATGGCGATGAGGAGATGGTGTTCATTGGTAGCGATGTCGATAAAAAGTGCAGGCAAGAT ATACAAAGTTTTATTGATAATCTTGGTCTGAAAGCGAGCACACGAAAGGCAGCCAAAGACAAGAAGAAGATGAACGAGTCACCAGACGAACAGACACAGCAGAGGGAAACTCCCCAGaccaccacccccaccacTGTCCATCTTGATAAACAATTGATGTCGGTCTCTGCCAAACCACTCAAAAGGATGCTGGTTTCCATAGACACCGAGCAAATGTGGTACGATCAG TCTGAGTCTACCGAGCCAACAGACGCTGTCAGTCTGAGAGTGATTGTCCACCTCACAAAAGTGGGGGAGGAGCTAATGGCGAGCGAAATGTCACTCTATGAGAAAA CTCGTCAGAAGAGGAAGAGTGCTGGAGACTTGAGATGGTTGAAAAAAGTTCTCACTGGTGGCACCCTCAGCGATAAAATGGCCACTCGTACGCTACTCATTCAG gAGTCCCCCGTTCACACTCTACCATCTCTGGACAGCCTACTAACAATGGCTGGCAAAAAAGGGAAAAGAGAGTGTGTGCTAGCCATAG ATGCCCTCAAGGAGTTGTGGTTGACAAATTTGCTCCCTGACAACAGAAAACTCAAATCGCTAAAACAG AGGCCGCTAAGTGAGCTGGTTATCAGTGAACAATCTGTTCACGCACGACACACCAAGTTGTTGCTATGGTACTACGAAGATCAGCTGAAGGCGAAATACGCTCAATTTCTGTCCATCATTAGG GGCTTGCTTCACGACACGGTGGCCAATATCCGTGAGAAGGCACTGGGTCACGTGTTTGACCTCCTCTACCGCAAGCCAGAGCAAGAACAAGAGCTGCTCTCTCAACTGGTCAACAAACTTGGAGACCCCATCAGAAAGATTGGCTCAAAATGCACACTTTTCTTGCTAAAATTAT TGAACCACCACGTCAATATGAAGGTGGTTGTTGCCACGGAGCTAGAGAAACTGTTGCACAGGCCGAATATCAAATCTAAGGCACA GTACTACTGTGTCTGTTGTCTCAATCAATTCACTATAACGGGACAAGAGAACGCTTTGGTGGCTAAACTAATTGAAATTTACTTCACTTTTTTCAAG CTGTATGTTGAACGTGGAGAACTGGATGCCAAGATGCTTGGAGCGTTGCTTACTGGAGTGAACAGAGCTTTTCCATTCCTCAAGG GCGATATTCCATCTTTTGAGGACCATTTGCAGTCTTTATTCAAAGTGGTTCATATTGGGCCCTTAGCGACAGGCATACAGTCGCTCCTTCTGCTTTACCAAGTAATGGAGTCCAGACAAGCCATTTCAGGACGATACTACCAAGCCCTTTACACTAAACTGATGGACCCCTCTTTGAAACATTCTGGAAAACAG GGCATCTTCCTAAATCTGTTGTTCAAGAGTGTCAAGAACGACCCGGAAATGAACAGAGTGAAGGCGTTTGTCAAGAGGATTCTACAGGTGGCCTTGTTTCATTCCCCCGCCTTTCTCTGCGGTTGTCTCTACCTCATTTCAGAG GTGCTTAAAGTCAAGCCTTCTCTGTGGCCATTTATACTGCAACCCACGACCTCTGACCTGGAACACTTTGTAGATGTCCCACTCTCTAGCGACTCAGACTCTGGAAATGATGACAAAGTTCCTGTCGCGTCTTCTCAAGATCATGTGACCAAGATTAGTGATAACGTTGCACGAGATTCGTCATCGTATCAAATCATGAATAGGAATCCGCTGTATTGCAAGGCAGAGACCAGCTGCCTGTGGGAGCTGAACAGG ctgactcagcatttcCATCCTTCTGTACAAGTATTTGCCAACAAAATTGCCCTG GGGGAGCATGTAGAGTACAAGGGGGATCCCCTAGAGGACTTCACGATGATGCACTTCCTGGATCGATTTGTGTACAGGAACCCGAAACAGAAGGACAGTGACCACGGAGGCTCTCTCATGCAGCGTGCCTCCAGGCTACTCCCAGACAAAGCCAGGACAGACGCTCCTG TTAACTCCGCCGAGTTTGCGTCCCTGAAGCCAGATAAAATCCGCGAAGACGAGCTATTCATGCACACCTACTTCACACGCAAAACAACTCTCGGTGAGGAGGCAgcaaaagacaagaagacaaTCAATGACGATGACGAGAGTGGGAGTGAAATGGACTTTGCTGG TGAGCTGGCAACGGCTGGGAGGCAGGCAAAAAGGAAAGGAAAAGCAAACAGCGAACGAGAGAATATAGATTCGGACA GTGATGTGGACTCGTTAGTGGGCGGGGCCAGTGACAATGAGGAGGGTGGTGTGGAGGAGCTGGAGAGAATGTTGCTCGAGAATATGTCATCAGATGAAGAAGAAGAGCGGCCGCAAACAAAGAAACAAAGAACAAA cgcCCAACTGCCTGAGGGAGAGAACGACATGAGCTCATTGTTTGCAGCTGCAGAAGAG TTTTCTCACTTGCTAGAAGGGGATGACGCCAACACTGCAGACACTGTGCAAACCAAGAGGGGTGTGACTCATGGGAAACAGCTGCTCTGGGAACAGAAGAACGATCGTCGTGGAAAGGGTAAAGGTCATATTAGAACTGGCAAGAAAACGATTAGTCATAAACGTGATAGAATGAGAAAGCGAAGACAGTGA